A segment of the Candidatus Eisenbacteria bacterium genome:
TCAGCCGTCGGCTCATCGAGGCCGCGCGCTCGGGCGGAAGCTGCGCCATCATCACCGCAGCCTGACGCACGCCGAGACTGCGCAGCACGCCTTCGACGTGATCGTCGCTCAGAAAGCCCAGGATTCGCACCGCGTCGTCGGGATTCATCTTGCCGAGAATGCGTCCCACCTGCGCATACCCTTCGGTGTTGTGGAGCGTTTGGATCACGACGCTCGAAGCGTGTCCTGCGGTCTGTGCCGTCGCGTCTGCGCCGGGCGCGCTACCGGGCGTCCAGGCCAGCGGCACCGGTGCCGCCGCGTGCTCCGCGAGACCATTGGCTCCCGTGACACCACTCGACGCCGGCGCTTCGCCGCTCGCGCCAGCCACGCCATGTCCGGTCGCCTGAGCGTCCGCCGTTGCACCGGCTGCGCCGTGCGCCGCCGCGGTCGAATCCGCCGCGACGTGAGTCGAATCCGCAATCGCGCCGCCTTTGGGCGCTCGCATCACGGTGACTCCGGTTCCCGCGGCGAGCCCGAACACCAGCCCCGCCACTCCGAAAATCACGAGCTTCATCGGCTCCCCTCCTCATCCTGCGCGTGGCGCTGCGGCCCGCGTCGGTTCTGCGCCATGGCATCCAGTTCCTTCTGTTCGTCGCGCGAGGCTTCGACGGCGTGTTCGCCCTGTCGCCGCTCTCGCAACTTCTCGATCACGCGCCGGTCGCGACGCGCGTCGTTCCACTGACTCTCTTGAGCGGCAGTGTGTTCGCGCGCCTTGTCGACATCGATCTGCGCGTTGCGCGCCGCCATGGCCACGGCCTCGACGGCGAGCCGCATGTTCTGAATCGATCCCGCCGCCACGGCGTGCGAAGGGCGGGCACCGAGCTGATCGCGGCTGCGTTCATTCGCCACCGCGGCTTCGCGCGCGGTGTGCTCGCGAAGCTGTTCCTCGCGCCGGGCCGCGCCGAGTGACGCCGCGCGTTCGCGTTCGAGGCGTTCGCGCAGTCGCAGCAGGCGGTCGAGGGGGAATCGGAATTTCATGCCGCACCTCCGTCGCGCGGCCCGACGGCCTTGCCGGCCGCGAGCGCCAGCGCGCGGACGCGACTCGAGATTTCTTCCAGCCCGGTGCCCTCCTCGGGCGCCTGCTGGAGGAAGTCGAGCCACTCGCCGCGCAATGCGATCGCGGCATCCACGGTCGGATCGACGCCGGCCTTGTAGGCGCCGACCGCGATCAGATCTTCGTGCGCACGGTAGGCGGCTTCGAGCTTGAGCACCGTGTTGGTGGCGTTGAGCGTCGCCGGGTCCAGCACCTGGTCGCGCACGCGGCTCACGCTCTCGAGCACGTCGATGGCGGGGTAGTGCTTGGAGTTCGCCAGCCGCCTCGTCAGTACGATGTGTCCGTCCAGGATCGAGCGCGCGGCATCGGCGATCGGTTCGTTGAAGTCGTCGCCCTCGACCAGCACGGTATAGAGCCCCGTGATGCTGCCGCGTTCCGAGGTGCCGGCGCGCTCCAGCAGCCGCGGCAACGCCGCGAACGTCGAGGGTGGATAGCCCTTGGTGGTCGGCGGTTCGCCGACCGCGAGTCCGATCTCGCGCCACGCCATGGCGACACGCGTGACCGAGTCCATCATGAGCAACACGTCGCGCCCCTGATCGCGGAAGTGCTCGGCGATCGCGGTGGCGACCAGCGCTCCGGTCGCCCGCACCACGGCCGGCTGATCGCTGGTCGCGACGATCACGACCGAGCGCGCGAGGCCCTCGGGCCCCAGGTCGCGCTCCAGGAACTCGCGCACTTCGCGACCACGCTCGCCCAGCAGCGCGATCACGTTGACGTCGGCGGTGGTGCGGCGCGCGATCATGCCGAGCAGCACGCTTTTTCCAACACCGCTGCCGGCCATGATGCCGATGCGCTGGCCGTGGCCCAGCGTGAGCAAGCCGTCGATCGCACGCACGCCGGTGCCGAGTGCCCGCGTGACGCGCGGGCGCTCGAGCGGCGGCGGTGGTGCGCAGTGGAGCGAGCGTTCGATGCGCGGCCCCTGGATCGGGCGACCCTCGATCGGCCGTCCAAGACCGTCGAGCACCCGCCCGACCAGCCCTTCGCCGACGTTCGCATAGAAGCCTCGGCCGAGCGGGACGACCCATGCGCCGGGTCGCACGCCTTCGGTGTCCCCGAGCGGCATCAGCAGCACGCCGCGCTCGTGGAAGCCGACCACCTGCGCCAGCATGCCGTGTCGGTCGTCGTGCGCGATGCGGCACAGTTCGCCGACCGCCGAGGGCAGGCTCGAGGTCTCGATCACCTGCCCGATCACGCGCGTCACACGCGCGCGGATCTCGAAACGCGGACTCGTGTCGACCACTTCGAGTGCATGCGAGAGCCAGTTCATCTCGGTCTCACGCATGGGCGATCCGTTCGTAGAGTTGGCGCAGCACGGTGTCGGCGCGGCCATCCACCAGCCGTGCGGGGGTCTCGAGCACCACGTCGCCGCGCGACAGCGTGTCGTCGGCCTTCCAGGTGACGATCGCAGCACTGGCGCCGCTCTCGCGCACCAGCGAGGTCTGCACGACCTCCAGATCTTCGGGGTGCATGCGCGCGACCACGGAGACATCACCCGGCAGTTCCGCGAATGCCCGCGACACGAGTCCCGCCACCAGTTCGGGGTGCCCGGCGAACTCGTGCTGGGTGAGCTGTCGCGCCACCACCAGCGCGAGCGCCGAGGAATCCAGCTCCCGGTCGCGCACCCACACCGCATAGGCTTCGTCGAGACGGTCGATGAGATGCGACAGCACCAGCAGCGGCGAAGCGAGCGACTGCTCGGCTTCGCTGCGGCCCGCCTCGATCCCGCGCTCGAATCCGGAACGCCAGTCGAGGCTCGCCTCCGGCCCCTTGTCGAGCGGCGCGGCCTCGAGCGAGATCCCCAGCTCCTCGAGCCCCCATCCTGCGCTCGCGACCGCGGTGCCGGCGCCCGGTGCGATCAGGTCCGGCAACGACCACAGCGTGGCCAGATCAGGTGACGAAGTCATTGCCACCTCCCGCGCCGCCGCGAGCCGGCATCACGATCTCGTTCGACTCCTCGAGGCTTCGTACCACTTCGATGACGCGGGCGTGCGCGGCTTCGACGTCACTGACGCGAACCGCACCGAGCAATTCGATTTCTTCGTCGAGCGCTTCGGCGGCGCGCCCCGACATGTTCGACTTGACGTGCTGGCGCAGCTCGGGACTCGCACCCTTGAGTGCGGTCGCCAGCTCACGCGAATCGACGTCGCGCAGGATGCGCTGAATGCCCTTGTTGTCGATGCGCAGCAGGTCTTCGAACGTGAACATCTTGGCGCGAATCGAATCGGCGACTGCGCTATCCCGTTCGGTCACGCCCTCGAGCACGCGCAGCTCGACCGCCTTGACCGAACTATTGAGCATGGCCGCCGCGACCTTGGGACCGTTGAGTGCTTCGGTGGTGGCGGCGAGCGTCACGCCGACCCGATCACCGAGCGACGACTCGATCACCGCCAGCAACGCCGGATCGACGCGATCGAGCGATGCCATGCGGAACACCGCGTCGGCGGCCAGCTCCGGCGCCAGCGCCCCGAGCAGCGCACCTGCGGCGACCGGATCGAGATGCGCGAGTACCACCGCGACGACCTGCGGATGCTCGGTTCGCATCGCGGCGGCGAGCGCCTCGGGTGCGGCACGTTGCAGGCGCCGCAGAGTTTCGTTGCCGCTTGCCG
Coding sequences within it:
- the fliJ gene encoding flagellar export protein FliJ: MKFRFPLDRLLRLRERLERERAASLGAARREEQLREHTAREAAVANERSRDQLGARPSHAVAAGSIQNMRLAVEAVAMAARNAQIDVDKAREHTAAQESQWNDARRDRRVIEKLRERRQGEHAVEASRDEQKELDAMAQNRRGPQRHAQDEEGSR
- the fliG gene encoding flagellar motor switch protein FliG, with product MSAATQGRTPALTGPQKCAVICMALGPQVASRLLKRLAPDEVQQVSYAITTMPSVPQEVVDAVVTEFRSQSKAADSLTRGGMQVAHRLLNEAFGEAKAKVILEQVPASGNETLRRLQRAAPEALAAAMRTEHPQVVAVVLAHLDPVAAGALLGALAPELAADAVFRMASLDRVDPALLAVIESSLGDRVGVTLAATTEALNGPKVAAAMLNSSVKAVELRVLEGVTERDSAVADSIRAKMFTFEDLLRIDNKGIQRILRDVDSRELATALKGASPELRQHVKSNMSGRAAEALDEEIELLGAVRVSDVEAAHARVIEVVRSLEESNEIVMPARGGAGGGNDFVT
- a CDS encoding FliI/YscN family ATPase; the protein is MRETEMNWLSHALEVVDTSPRFEIRARVTRVIGQVIETSSLPSAVGELCRIAHDDRHGMLAQVVGFHERGVLLMPLGDTEGVRPGAWVVPLGRGFYANVGEGLVGRVLDGLGRPIEGRPIQGPRIERSLHCAPPPPLERPRVTRALGTGVRAIDGLLTLGHGQRIGIMAGSGVGKSVLLGMIARRTTADVNVIALLGERGREVREFLERDLGPEGLARSVVIVATSDQPAVVRATGALVATAIAEHFRDQGRDVLLMMDSVTRVAMAWREIGLAVGEPPTTKGYPPSTFAALPRLLERAGTSERGSITGLYTVLVEGDDFNEPIADAARSILDGHIVLTRRLANSKHYPAIDVLESVSRVRDQVLDPATLNATNTVLKLEAAYRAHEDLIAVGAYKAGVDPTVDAAIALRGEWLDFLQQAPEEGTGLEEISSRVRALALAAGKAVGPRDGGAA